One Ranitomeya imitator isolate aRanImi1 chromosome 1, aRanImi1.pri, whole genome shotgun sequence DNA window includes the following coding sequences:
- the MSMO1 gene encoding methylsterol monooxygenase 1, with product MYQGSDMASNDSVLSSAYLAVEYIDSLLPDNPLQEPFKHAWTYMLDHYTKFQIATWGSLIVHELIYFLFCLPAFLFQFMPFMQRFKIQQDRPETWEGQWRCFKMLLFNHFCIQLPLICGTYYFTEFFNIPYDWDNMPRWYTLCAQCFGCAVIEDAWHYFLHRLLHHKSIYKHIHKVHHEFASPFGMQAEYAHPYETLILGAGFFIGILVFCNHVILLWAWVIVRLMETIDVHSGYDIPLNPLHLVPFYAGARFHDFHHMNFVGNYASTFTWWDKLFNTDSQYISYRHKVKTEDGKKMK from the exons ATGTACCAGGGGTCAGACATGGCTTCTAACGACAGTGTCCTTAGCTCCGCGTATCTGGCTGTGGAATACATCGACTCTCTGCTCCCAGACAACCCTCTGCAGGAGCCCTTTAAGCACGCCTGGACCTACATGCTGGACCACTACACCAAGTTCCAGATTGCCACCTGGGGGTCCCTCATCGTCCACGAGCTGATCTACTTCCTCTTCTGTTTACCCGCCTTTCTCTTTCAGTTCATGCCTTTTATGCAGAGGTTTAAAATCCAGCAG GATAGGCCGGAAACCTGGGAAGGCCAATGGAGGTGCTTTAAAATGCTCCTCTTCAACCATTTCTGCATTCAGCTGCCATTGATCTGTGGGACATACTACTTCACTGAATTTTTTAACATTCCATATGACTGGGATAACATGCCTAGATG GTATACACTATGTGCGCAGTGTTTTGGCTGTGCAGTCATTGAAGACGCCTGGCATTATTTCCTGCATCGTCTCCTGCACCATAAGAGCATTTACAAGCATATCCACAAAGTACATCATGAGTTTGCA TCCCCATTTGGCATGCAGGCGGAGTATGCTCACCCTTATGAAACCCTCATTTTGGGAGCTGGATTCTTCATTGGCATTCTGGTCTTCTGCAATCACGTCATTCTCCTGTGGGCCTGGGTTATTGTCAGACTGATGGAAACCATAGATGTTCACAG TGGGTACGACATTCCCTTGAATCCTCTGCATCTCGTCCCCTTCTATGCCGGGGCACGCTTCCATGATTTCCATCACATGAACTTCGTAGGTAACTACGCATCGACCTTTACATGGTGGGACAAACTCTTCAACACCGATTCTCAGTACATCAGCTATAGACATAAAGTGAAGACAGAGGACGGGAAGAAGATGAAATAA